From Halobacterium sp. R2-5, the proteins below share one genomic window:
- a CDS encoding winged helix-turn-helix domain-containing protein: MANDTPAYDFKDRDVVILRELAKDPGVSSRDLADILEADYDIDVSYVTVNESIRNMREAGVFREAIVPNEEYFVFELFEFKFNPEYFADEWRETMEHIRDSEHTLMYFLSDGEYQWKSIMLFPTREVGERWLHEFYKNHGKTVLNVRTSVMTNVLEFGASPDLFDNIDAENETQLK, from the coding sequence ATGGCAAACGACACACCGGCGTACGACTTCAAGGACCGCGACGTGGTCATCCTCCGGGAGCTCGCGAAAGACCCCGGCGTCTCCTCGCGGGACCTCGCGGACATCCTGGAAGCCGACTACGACATCGACGTCTCCTACGTCACGGTCAACGAGTCCATCCGCAACATGCGCGAGGCCGGCGTGTTCCGCGAGGCCATCGTCCCGAACGAGGAGTACTTCGTCTTCGAGCTGTTCGAGTTCAAGTTCAACCCCGAGTACTTCGCCGACGAGTGGCGCGAGACGATGGAGCACATCCGAGACTCCGAGCACACCCTGATGTACTTCCTCTCGGACGGCGAGTACCAGTGGAAGTCCATCATGCTGTTCCCCACCCGCGAGGTCGGCGAGCGCTGGCTCCACGAGTTCTACAAGAACCACGGCAAGACCGTGCTGAACGTCCGCACGTCCGTGATGACGAACGTCCTCGAGTTCGGCGCCAGCCCCGACCTCTTCGACAACATCGACGCCGAGAACGAGACGCAGCTGAAGTAG
- a CDS encoding Zn-ribbon domain-containing OB-fold protein: protein MTDTDDEVPRRTVEIPERIELPRLLDFYDLQDAEHTRIHEFYDRLREGDFSTTQCEDCGALHFPPRVVCPECTSDDLEYVSLPHEGTLFAFSAVRGGGPLGMETPFVTGVVELDGVDVRLSARITDAEYDDLSIGDSVSLVVTEIEDGLDQQRVFYEFEPQSEGENA from the coding sequence ATGACAGACACCGACGACGAGGTGCCCAGACGCACCGTCGAGATTCCGGAACGCATCGAGCTGCCGCGCCTGCTGGACTTCTACGACCTGCAGGACGCCGAACACACGCGCATCCACGAGTTCTACGACCGCCTCCGCGAGGGGGACTTCTCGACGACGCAGTGCGAGGACTGCGGAGCGCTGCACTTCCCGCCGCGGGTCGTGTGCCCGGAGTGCACGAGCGACGACCTGGAGTACGTCTCGCTGCCCCACGAGGGGACGCTGTTCGCGTTCTCGGCTGTCCGCGGGGGCGGCCCGCTGGGGATGGAGACGCCGTTCGTCACGGGCGTCGTGGAGCTCGACGGCGTGGACGTGCGGCTGTCCGCGCGCATCACCGACGCGGAGTACGACGACCTCTCCATCGGCGACTCAGTGTCGCTCGTCGTCACGGAGATCGAGGACGGGCTGGACCAGCAGCGGGTATTTTACGAGTTCGAACCACAGAGTGAGGGTGAGAACGCATGA
- a CDS encoding pyridoxamine 5'-phosphate oxidase family protein, with protein MEEPDTGDRPLRGVAMDEAERDEFLRERGIGVLSLASEDVAYGFPISFGWDGDALYFVLLRFGEDSEKLDYAATTETATFSTYNFDDEHHWRSVVARGPIEEVSAEETDDATDTMFDNAQFASLFPHGEPITDQPRYRLDPEEITGQKGQGYDD; from the coding sequence ATGGAGGAACCAGATACCGGCGACCGACCGCTCCGCGGCGTCGCCATGGACGAGGCAGAGCGAGACGAGTTCCTGCGCGAGCGCGGCATCGGCGTGCTCTCGCTGGCCAGCGAGGACGTCGCCTACGGGTTCCCGATCTCGTTCGGCTGGGACGGCGACGCCCTCTACTTCGTGCTGTTGCGGTTCGGTGAGGACAGCGAGAAGCTCGACTACGCCGCCACGACGGAGACTGCCACGTTCTCGACGTACAACTTCGACGACGAGCACCACTGGCGAAGCGTCGTCGCGCGCGGCCCCATCGAGGAAGTCTCAGCGGAGGAGACCGACGACGCCACGGACACGATGTTCGATAACGCGCAGTTCGCGAGCCTCTTCCCGCACGGCGAGCCCATCACCGACCAGCCGCGGTACCGCCTCGACCCCGAGGAGATAACCGGCCAGAAGGGGCAGGGCTACGACGACTGA
- a CDS encoding long-chain fatty acid--CoA ligase, whose amino-acid sequence MDYELTITTFLERARDLFSHKEIVTALPDGSTHRYTYGDAYERISQLAHALDDYGMEPGERSGVMALNHFRHYELYFGPSCSERSIHMVNHRLPEHHLVKIINEAEDRLLFLDPQFVDTIEPIADELDTIEQYVVLGDEGDVPETSLDPVTDYESFIAGYDTDYDWPDIDEETESALCYTSGTTGLPKGVQYTHRGQFLHTMMHSHVDVFGVSESDAVMPVVPMFHVNGWGFPYTTTFTGAKIVLPNRHTDPDELLPIIQDEDVTIAAAVPTVWMEVDRIIEESEDMGPEVLDTLQDVLIGGSSPPESLIRKFDEVYEAPIGQGYGMTEASPHLANTLMTTEVNQLPEDEQDRLRMKAGVPAPGVKIRLRDEDGEPVPHDGETPGEVQARAPWLAGEYYERPDATESSWTEDGYFRSGDVATIDEYGYIDVVDRLDDVIKSGGEWISSIELENALIGHDDVTEATVIGVPHEKWQERPVAYVVTDGDVTEDDLREHLLEEFPKWWLPDRFEFVEEVPKTSTGKFDKLALTESFEEQYGSLPVEE is encoded by the coding sequence ATGGACTACGAGCTGACGATCACGACGTTCCTGGAGCGCGCGCGAGACCTCTTCAGCCACAAGGAGATCGTCACCGCGCTCCCGGACGGCAGCACGCACCGCTACACGTACGGCGACGCCTACGAGCGCATCAGCCAGCTCGCGCACGCCCTTGACGACTACGGGATGGAGCCCGGGGAGCGCTCGGGCGTGATGGCGCTCAACCACTTCCGGCACTACGAGCTGTACTTCGGGCCGTCGTGTAGCGAGCGGTCCATCCACATGGTGAACCACCGGCTGCCCGAGCACCACCTCGTGAAGATCATCAACGAGGCCGAGGACAGACTCCTCTTCCTCGACCCGCAGTTCGTCGACACCATCGAACCCATCGCGGACGAGCTCGACACCATCGAGCAGTACGTGGTGCTCGGCGACGAGGGCGACGTGCCGGAGACGAGCCTCGACCCCGTGACCGACTACGAGTCGTTCATCGCGGGCTACGACACCGACTACGACTGGCCGGACATCGACGAGGAGACCGAGAGCGCGCTCTGTTACACGTCCGGGACGACGGGGCTCCCGAAGGGCGTCCAGTACACCCACCGCGGGCAGTTCCTCCACACGATGATGCACAGCCACGTGGACGTCTTCGGCGTCAGCGAGTCCGACGCGGTGATGCCGGTGGTGCCGATGTTCCACGTCAACGGCTGGGGGTTCCCGTACACGACGACGTTCACGGGCGCGAAGATCGTGCTGCCGAACCGGCACACCGACCCGGACGAACTCCTCCCCATCATCCAGGACGAGGACGTCACCATCGCGGCGGCCGTCCCGACGGTGTGGATGGAGGTCGACCGCATCATCGAGGAGTCCGAGGACATGGGCCCGGAGGTCCTGGACACCCTCCAGGACGTGCTCATCGGCGGGAGCTCGCCGCCGGAGTCGCTCATCCGGAAGTTCGACGAGGTGTACGAGGCGCCCATCGGCCAGGGCTACGGGATGACCGAGGCGTCCCCGCACCTCGCGAACACGCTGATGACGACCGAAGTGAACCAGCTCCCCGAGGACGAGCAGGACCGCCTCCGCATGAAGGCGGGCGTCCCCGCACCCGGCGTGAAGATTCGCCTGCGCGACGAGGACGGCGAACCCGTCCCCCACGACGGTGAGACGCCCGGCGAGGTGCAGGCGCGGGCGCCGTGGCTCGCGGGCGAGTACTACGAGCGCCCGGACGCGACGGAGTCGTCGTGGACCGAGGACGGCTACTTCCGCAGCGGCGACGTCGCCACCATCGACGAGTACGGCTACATCGACGTCGTGGACCGCCTCGACGACGTCATCAAGAGCGGCGGCGAGTGGATTTCCTCCATCGAGCTGGAGAACGCGCTCATCGGCCACGACGACGTGACCGAAGCGACCGTCATCGGCGTCCCTCACGAGAAGTGGCAGGAACGGCCCGTCGCGTACGTGGTGACGGACGGTGACGTGACCGAGGACGACCTCCGCGAGCACCTGCTGGAGGAGTTCCCGAAGTGGTGGCTGCCGGACCGCTTCGAGTTCGTCGAGGAAGTGCCCAAAACTTCGACCGGGAAGTTCGACAAGCTCGCACTCACGGAGTCCTTCGAGGAGCAGTACGGCTCGCTGCCCGTCGAGGAGTAG
- a CDS encoding FAD-dependent monooxygenase, which translates to MSGSEDVDAPVIIAGAGPTGMTAALALHARGVDSIILEADPKDRERPGSRAIYVHKDTLRTLENASPGLGQRLVENGMIWSTRRTLFRGKEVFERTYPDPGGDGDLPHFTSLPQVWTEEYMLDAVEDADIDVHWDDAVDSVDVEGDVVRVTTESGEEYVGNYAVGADGAGSQVRKEIGGEFSGTESENSFIIADIAEDEDNPLMQERVFHYDHPRVDGRNVLLVPFQGGWRVDIQCKEDDDPQKMTEDEEISELVAQTLGERYRDRVEWVSQYKFKQVVADRMVDDDNRVLLAGEAGHLFAPFGARGMNSGVADVEAAASAITVALNADVEEARAAEIERYGITRLKAAEYNKDAAGQALEYLQGDSYVTRAKKRLAAKAAPYYEPAGEWLDDAPYGPHGGPPVTIGQY; encoded by the coding sequence ATGAGCGGCTCAGAAGACGTAGACGCGCCTGTCATCATTGCCGGCGCCGGCCCGACCGGCATGACCGCAGCGCTCGCGTTACACGCCAGAGGCGTCGACAGCATCATCCTCGAAGCCGACCCGAAGGACCGAGAGCGGCCCGGTAGCCGGGCCATCTACGTCCACAAGGACACGCTCCGCACGCTGGAGAACGCGTCCCCCGGGCTCGGCCAGCGGCTGGTCGAGAACGGCATGATCTGGTCGACGCGACGGACGCTGTTCCGCGGGAAGGAAGTGTTCGAGCGCACGTACCCCGACCCCGGCGGCGACGGCGACCTCCCGCACTTCACCAGCCTCCCGCAGGTCTGGACCGAGGAGTACATGCTCGACGCCGTCGAGGACGCCGACATCGACGTCCACTGGGACGACGCTGTCGACTCCGTCGACGTCGAGGGCGACGTGGTCCGCGTCACGACCGAGAGCGGCGAGGAGTACGTCGGCAACTACGCCGTCGGCGCGGACGGTGCCGGCTCGCAGGTCCGCAAGGAGATCGGTGGCGAGTTCTCCGGGACGGAGTCCGAGAACTCCTTCATCATCGCGGACATCGCCGAGGACGAGGACAACCCCCTCATGCAGGAGCGGGTGTTCCACTACGACCACCCGCGCGTCGACGGCCGGAACGTCCTGCTCGTGCCGTTCCAGGGCGGCTGGCGCGTCGACATCCAGTGCAAGGAAGACGACGACCCCCAGAAGATGACCGAGGACGAGGAGATCAGCGAGCTCGTCGCGCAGACGCTCGGTGAACGGTACCGCGACCGCGTCGAGTGGGTCTCCCAGTACAAGTTCAAGCAGGTCGTCGCCGACCGCATGGTCGACGACGACAACCGCGTCCTGCTCGCGGGCGAGGCCGGCCACCTGTTCGCGCCGTTCGGCGCGCGCGGGATGAACTCCGGGGTCGCCGACGTCGAGGCCGCGGCGAGCGCCATCACGGTCGCGCTCAACGCCGACGTCGAGGAGGCGCGCGCCGCCGAAATCGAGCGGTACGGCATCACGCGCCTGAAGGCCGCGGAGTACAACAAGGACGCCGCCGGCCAGGCGCTGGAGTACCTCCAGGGCGACAGCTACGTGACGCGCGCGAAGAAGCGGCTCGCGGCGAAGGCTGCCCCGTACTACGAGCCCGCGGGCGAGTGGCTCGACGACGCGCCGTACGGCCCGCACGGCGGCCCGCCGGTGACCATCGGTCAGTACTGA